The following nucleotide sequence is from Drosophila takahashii strain IR98-3 E-12201 chromosome 3L, DtakHiC1v2, whole genome shotgun sequence.
CGGTTTTCCAACAGATTTCGGCAATCTAACATCGGCAAATGCTCGCTTTATGTGCCCAACATCCACAAAGCTTTGAATGTGCGCCAGATTGCGCAGCCCTTGATTTGTAATACCTTCGATGATGCAGCTCAACATTTCATCTCCATCAATATTAATGCCCTGAGCAAGCATTATCTTGTCGTCAACATAACTCCCGAACGTCTCGCCTGCACTCCATTTGCGATGCTCAAATTTGCGCCTTATCTCCAGCTTTGATGATTTTTCGCCAAACATTGCGATCAGCTCAGCCGTTAATTCCTCCAATGGTAACAAAACACGCCCAGCATTTGCGTGCAACCAAACATTAGCTTTGCCTTTCATTTTGCTAATCATCAacagttttatataatttccgGTTATACCGTAGATGCTTGCGATATTATATATCCGAGTGATCCATTTGCGCGCACATGATTCGCCCGCAAACTCACACAACACTTGCGTAGCCATTCTCAAAGAAATGTCTATACTTTGATTAAAATTGTTCTCCATCTTTTCTTTCTCTCCAGCTTGGTTCTGCATGTTCACTTCTGCACAGTTTCGATTTCTGCCTCCACCTTTGTTCTGCTTGCCGTCTCTTTCGTAGCTTCTTTCACCTCTTGTTTCCTCGCCAGCTTCGCTTTCGTTTTCTCCATCTTCGCGTATATATTCCCGAACTTTTTCACCGTCTTCGCCTTTGTCGTTCTTTTCGCCAACTTTGTTCTTGCCTTCTCCATCTTCGCTATTAATT
It contains:
- the LOC108054167 gene encoding uncharacterized protein — protein: MFGEKSSKLEIRRKFEHRKWSAGETFGSYVDDKIMLAQGINIDGDEMLSCIIEGITNQGLRNLAHIQSFVDVGHIKRAFADVRLPKSVGKPMTSLDFKDKKETRCFNCNAKGHWANECRKSKREKGSCYACGEMGHFVATCLKSKNKNTGNNNYNVS
- the LOC123003258 gene encoding high mobility group nucleosome-binding domain-containing protein 5-like — protein: MKENRDGERSKGEDGGKEKFQERDGDRSNCKDGGIENFEEEDGGKNNNEDGGKEDYEVEEGDEINSEDGEGKNKVGEKNDKGEDGEKVREYIREDGENESEAGEETRGERSYERDGKQNKGGGRNRNCAEVNMQNQAGEKEKMENNFNQTK